GTTCGAAGTGCGATGGATACGATGCGTAGCAAATGGTCAAGTACATCGGTTTCAACGAATGATGATACGATGCAACAATTGTTCCAAATCGGACTTGCGACCGGTGCTGATTTCACAAGTGGCGGGAAAATCGAGTTGAATGAAGAGAAACTCAAAGCCGCTATCGAGAATGATCCAGAGCAGGTGTATCAACTGTTCACAAATGCAGAAAGTGGATTGCTTCCACAAATTCGTGATGCAGCGACTAACTCACGGTCATCCATCACACGGATTGCTGGTGCTGATGGTGCCGGTGCCCCGACGTATTCAATGGGACGTGAAATGAACGCAATAGATACTCGTATCCAGCGCTTAAACGATTTATTAGTCGATAAAGAAAACGCCTACTACCGTCGCTTCGCAGCGATGGAGACGGCGATGAACCAGGCGAACTCGCAAGCCGCCTCACTTCAACAGTTCTTAGGCGGAGGCATGTAAGAGGAGGAATTTAAATGGTAGCCAACCCATATGCAGCTTATCAAAATAATGCGGTCACGACCGCTAACCCGCAAGAACTGACGCTCATGCTGTATGACGGGGCACTCAAGTTCATACGCCTCGCCAAACTCGCCATCGAGCAAGGAAACCTGGACTTGAAGAACACGAACATCCAAAAAGCGCAAGCCATCTTCCAAGAGATGCGCTTGACGCTCAATAAGAACATCGCAATCTCGGCGAACCTTGACTTGCTGTACGAGTACATGTGGCGTCGTCTTTTGGACGCAAACATCAAGAACGACGCAATCATCCTCGACGAAGTGCTCGACTTTACGACAGAGCTCCGCGACACGTGGAAGGAAGCGATGAAACTCGCGAAGCAAGCATGAGACCGATTGATGAGATTATCTTCAAAACACAGCGATTAAAAGATTTACTAGCGAAAGTACCGGAAGAACCGACGTATGACACGTGGATGGATCAAATCCATGAGTTGCTTGACGACCGAGAGCAATTGCTCGCGGCGCACGGGCCAGACTTGAAGGACGCCGACCAGACGGTGATTCGTCAGCTCGTC
This sequence is a window from Exiguobacterium mexicanum. Protein-coding genes within it:
- a CDS encoding flagellar protein FliT, with protein sequence MRPIDEIIFKTQRLKDLLAKVPEEPTYDTWMDQIHELLDDREQLLAAHGPDLKDADQTVIRQLVDDSQQIARLIEAEHQRLGMTLGTARQERKTVKSYVDPYEDVDSNFSGLFDQQT
- the fliS gene encoding flagellar export chaperone FliS — protein: MVANPYAAYQNNAVTTANPQELTLMLYDGALKFIRLAKLAIEQGNLDLKNTNIQKAQAIFQEMRLTLNKNIAISANLDLLYEYMWRRLLDANIKNDAIILDEVLDFTTELRDTWKEAMKLAKQA